The sequence below is a genomic window from Arachis duranensis cultivar V14167 unplaced genomic scaffold, aradu.V14167.gnm2.J7QH unplaced_Scaffold_104698, whole genome shotgun sequence.
GGATCAATCACTATGTTTAACAACGTTCGACGCATCTCTTTATTTGATGAGAAGAGTCTTAACTCAACTTCGAGTGATACAGCTTCTATGTGGAATGATTTTCCATCGGTCCCTTCTGACCTGCCACCCTTACCAGCCGACTCGGTTCCATCTGTCCCCTCATTACCTTCCATAGCAAGTGATGTTGAGGTGGAGCAGCCGGCTCCTTCTAATTATAATTACGAGACTCATGGTATTGATGAGGATCATCCGGGTCTTAACCCGGACAGTGAACGTATAGTAGAGCTTCAATCTGATATACACGATAAATTGGGAGAGTTGATGACTAACAAGAGTGACCAAGACGTTCTGAGTGCGGCCGAAGCTTTACATGGCGAAAGCAACAATATCCCTTTTCTGGAGCACCTGTTAGATGATTTGAACAAAAACGAAATAGAAGGTGAAGCCTATAAGGATGCCCTGGATCTATCGAATAGGTTGGGTATATTACCCGATAAAGCAGCTTTGTGTGATGCAGCGGAGCCATGGCAATTAGGATTTCAAGACGCAGCAAGTCCTATGATGCAAGGAATAATCGATTTACATCACGATATCTTTTTCTTCCTCATTCTGATTTTGGTTTTCGTATCACGGATCTTGGTTCGCGCTTTATGGCATTTCCACTATCAAAAAAACCCAATCCCGCAAAGGATTGTTCATGGAACTACTATCGAGATTCTTCGGACCATATTTCCTAGTATCATCCCGATGTTCATTGCTATACCATCATTTGCTCTGTTATACTCAATGGACGAGGTAGTAGTAGATCCAGCCATTACTATCAAAGCTATTGGACATCAATGGTATCGGACTTATGAGTATTCAGACTATAACAGTTCCGATGAACAGTCACTCACTTTTGACAGTTATACGATTCCAGAAGATGATCTAGAATTGGGTCAATCACGTTTATTAGAAGTGGACAATAGAGTGGTTGTACCAGCCAAAACTCATCTACGTATTATTGTAACACCTGCTGATGTACCTCATAGTTGGGCTGTACCTTCCTTAGGTGTCAAATGTGATGCTGTACCTGGTCGTTTAAATCAGATCTCTATTTCGGTACAACGAGAAGGGGTTTACTATGGTCAGTGCAGTGAGATTTGTGGAACTAATCATGCCTTTACGCCTATCGTCGTAGAAGCTGTTCCTAGTAAAGATTATGGTTCTCGGGTATCCAAATTTCCTAGTATCATCCCGATGTTCATTGCTATACCATCATTAGCTCTGTTATACTCCATGGGCGGGGCCCTCTCGCCATTGAGTGCTTTGTGTGCGTCCTCCCCCTCCGTAAATGGGTCGTCCAGTACCGGCTGGACGTCGTTACTGGGGAGCACCTCGCAGGAACCGTCGGGCGTCTCTTCGCCCTCGGGCGTGTGGACGCATTTTGAGCATGCTGCGAACTCCCCCGGGAGTAGCACATCAGTAACGCCTATCCCAGCAGAACAAGCAGTGCCTCCCGCTAATCCTGTAGCTTCCGGGGAAGCGGAAGCCGGTCCATCTCATGTGGCCCACTTTCCGTATAACGAGGCGGAGGTCATTGGGGGGGACTCGGTTCTGTCGATCCGGACGCGGCTTTTGGAGGAAAATCCCTTTGCCTCCGCAGAAGAACTCCGTATTGCTCATCTTGATGCCGAAGACCTGTTTGAGGTCAAAGCAGATATCGCCATGGAAATGTCTGCTCATGATCCAACTGGTGATTGGTTGAACCGGGGGGCGTGGGCCCTCGGCAACCCGCGGACAAAAACTGGGGAAGATTCTTTGGAGAATCTCCTCATTATACGCGACAAACTTCGCCAACGGGACTGGGAAACCATCAGGAATTTGCAAGAAAGGATGCTTTTCAGGAGgggctaaaataaaaaatatatattatagagTCAGTAGAAAACGCGAAATTTCCCCTCATTAGAAAGGGGGGAGGGGTCCCGAGATCCTGGGCAGCGGGGTCTTCCCATCATGATCGACTAAAGGGAAAGTCAGAGATATTGGTTCGAGTCAAATTCATGATTCCACTGCAGGGGGACTTCATTCAAtcgaagaaaagaaggaagcatTGTACTCAATTTAGGCCGTTGCAGCTAAAATAACGGGGGAAGGGGGGAGGGAAATCAAATGGATTCAagtttttttacaaaaaaaaacagGAAGAGGTTCGATtcctctttgattttttttgcgCAGTATCGACCTTCCGTCTTAATTCAACGAGAATATCATACTTCCTCTTGACAATCCTGGATGCCCAAAGTCTTATGACCGATGGCTCGGGAAAGTCTACAATCACAATTAATGTGAATGCTTCCTCTCCCTGCTCTAGGCCGGTTAAGCCCAGAAGCATACAAAAGGTACTCAGTACCAGAGACACCTCACAGGAGGATAGGCCCCCTACCCGAACTAAGGCAGGTGGGCTGTAGTTCAGGGACCTCTTAGCAACCTCATCGTAGAGTTTCCACATTAAACCAAATCTAACTAACTGTGGATCCTCCCTAGTAGCTTTCCAACTACTAGTTACGACGGGCGCTTTAAAGAAGGCTTCGACTGAAACTTCAGGGTCAAGTGCGATCGTATGGTACCATTGAACGTACTTGAGCCACTGACGTACCCAACCCTTAACCACAGTAATCTCAGCGAGCAACTCTCgacaatcatcattatataactCGGGAGGGCACAGCTTGAGATCTGTAGGCTTAAAAGCCTTACGTAGGTAATCAATAAGATGCCCACGTAGATAAGGATTGAGTGGTCTAAGCCGCCCAAGCCATAGTTCAAAAGGTAAGTTGCGTTTATCCCATATCGCTTTAAGTCGCTGGTACTTAGGCGACAGAGTTTTATTTAAGCGCGAAAGCGTCCAGTAACCAGCACCCGCCAATCGACAGAAGGTACTAAACCGTTTTACCTTATAAAGGTTCAGAACGGCGTAGAGCCCATGTGGATGGTGGGTGTTAGTCATGTTTCTCATGGAGATTGGAGATAAATCCTTTCTCGTATGATGACATCGGAAGCGCTTCGCAAACTCAGCACCACCAGTCTTAGAGATCAGGGATTTGGGTAGTGAAATATCCACTCCTAGATCACTAAGCGCCTGGCGGTACTCGGTCGCAACTTTCTCGTCGGTGATGACGTTGTCATTGCCGATAGCGGGGTAGCCAAATGCTACGAGGCGGCCCTGTCTGAACTGGGTGTTATTATTAGTCACTCATTTCAGGTAGTGGTTGCGCTGAGCAACTGTATCCCGGACGGCGTTTCACGGATTATGCTATTTTAGGAGATGATGTAGTCATCGCTTGCCCTGAGGTAGCTCGTCATTATGAGCGAGCCTTAGCAGGGCAATGCCGGAGATGACGCTTTCATAAGTAAACCTTACCGCCTTATTACATATCCTGGTTGAAAAGATTTTTAACCCAATCAGGATGTGAAAAAAGGTATACCACCGCGGCATACTGGTCCGCCAGTACTAGCCTTAGACAAGCAATTTTTGCGATAGACGGAACCTTT
It includes:
- the LOC107472449 gene encoding uncharacterized protein LOC107472449; its protein translation is MFNNVRRISLFDEKSLNSTSSDTASMWNDFPSVPSDLPPLPADSVPSVPSLPSIASDVEVEQPAPSNYNYETHGIDEDHPGLNPDSERIVELQSDIHDKLGELMTNKSDQDVLSAAEALHGESNNIPFLEHLLDDLNKNEIEGEAYKDALDLSNRLGILPDKAALCDAAEPWQLGFQDAASPMMQGIIDLHHDIFFFLILILVFVSRILVRALWHFHYQKNPIPQRIVHGTTIEILRTIFPSIIPMFIAIPSFALLYSMDEVVVDPAITIKAIGHQWYRTYEYSDYNSSDEQSLTFDSYTIPEDDLELGQSRLLEVDNRVVVPAKTHLRIIVTPADVPHSWAVPSLGVKCDAVPGRLNQISISVQREGVYYGQCSEICGTNHAFTPIVVEAVPSKDYGSRVSKFPSIIPMFIAIPSLALLYSMGGALSPLSALCASSPSVNGSSSTGWTSLLGSTSQEPSGVSSPSGVWTHFEHAANSPGSSTSVTPIPAEQAVPPANPVASGEAEAGPSHVAHFPYNEAEVIGGDSVLSIRTRLLEENPFASAEELRIAHLDAEDLFEVKADIAMEMSAHDPTGDWLNRGAWALGNPRTKTGEDSLENLLIIRDKLRQRDWETIRNLQERMLFRRG